The Candidatus Binataceae bacterium genome includes a region encoding these proteins:
- a CDS encoding VWA domain-containing protein: MRRGRIGAAALGLVAMLLAGASPATSQQGGFGAPPPQVRHQGDSVLEVPSAPASQGGAEEAPTAPLAPQQGPELEVPSRALRGQSGYEQLTVTVTDQSGHYVTGLQKGDFRIYVDGTQRPLEFLRRDTNTPVSVGILVDTSGSMEPKIPQARAAIAQFIRELNPNDDIFLYAFSDQEFLLQPFTTNHDLVMRRLGLLHAYGDTAIFDTLMDALRMIARGRYDKKALLVVTDGMDNASRATLPEVVRRARRMGVLIYSIGIGDPNSSKIGFGVGSLLFGGNRDHVDAEMLRELSTESGARTFLLGEVGDGELLRQDCMAISNELREQYTAGFVVPDPTMPGYRSLRVDVPGRPELTVRARKGVTVGPDAPSAYAGAPNP; the protein is encoded by the coding sequence ATGCGACGCGGTCGAATTGGGGCGGCGGCGCTCGGTCTTGTCGCGATGCTCCTTGCCGGGGCCTCGCCGGCGACCTCGCAGCAGGGCGGATTCGGCGCGCCTCCGCCGCAAGTCCGTCACCAGGGCGATTCTGTGCTCGAGGTGCCTTCGGCGCCGGCAAGCCAGGGGGGTGCAGAGGAGGCGCCGACGGCGCCGCTCGCGCCGCAACAGGGTCCCGAGCTGGAAGTTCCGTCGAGGGCGCTCCGCGGCCAGAGCGGCTACGAGCAGCTGACTGTAACCGTCACCGATCAGAGCGGGCACTACGTTACCGGCCTGCAGAAGGGTGATTTCCGCATCTATGTCGACGGTACCCAGCGTCCGCTCGAATTTTTGCGCCGCGACACCAACACGCCGGTGTCGGTTGGGATCCTGGTGGATACCTCGGGCAGCATGGAGCCCAAGATTCCGCAGGCGCGGGCCGCGATCGCGCAGTTCATCCGCGAACTCAACCCGAACGACGATATTTTTCTGTACGCATTCTCCGACCAGGAATTCCTGCTGCAGCCCTTCACCACCAATCACGACCTCGTGATGCGCAGGCTCGGCCTGCTCCACGCCTACGGCGATACCGCGATTTTCGACACGCTGATGGACGCGCTTCGCATGATCGCCCGCGGCCGTTACGACAAGAAGGCGCTGCTCGTCGTCACCGACGGGATGGACAACGCGAGCCGTGCCACGCTCCCTGAGGTCGTGCGGCGAGCGCGGCGGATGGGCGTGCTGATCTATTCGATCGGAATCGGCGATCCCAACTCGAGCAAGATCGGCTTTGGCGTGGGTTCGCTGCTGTTCGGCGGCAATCGCGATCACGTGGACGCGGAGATGCTGCGCGAGCTGTCGACCGAGAGCGGCGCGCGCACCTTCCTGCTCGGCGAAGTAGGCGACGGCGAGCTGTTGCGGCAGGATTGCATGGCGATCAGCAACGAGTTGCGCGAGCAATACACCGCGGGCTTCGTCGTGCCTGATCCAACGATGCCGGGCTACCGGAGCCTGCGCGTGGACGTTCCAGGAAGGCCGGAGCTTACGGTGCGCGCGCGCAAGGGCGTAACGGTCGGCCCCGATGCGCCGTCGGCCTACGCGGGCGCGCCGAATCCCTAG
- a CDS encoding methane monooxygenase/ammonia monooxygenase subunit C, which translates to MSSIEEVVAGRPPTGWLIGWKTLFVGCGLLMACNLFLWVWDYNFAFTAGLDSSSRAFAVHYRTLFWGELLSIGAFAGLWYGWLVRTGRGLLGETAVAPAEEIRRVVILWGLIGATSLSIYIEASFWPNWDGAWHQTMVRDTALTPTHIPMFYFFFPMSVVLALGAYLYGRFRLPAVYGAEKGFPWSFFLLIAAAVLEFVEVAFNEWGHSLWMSEEFFSVPFHWPFVIYGWLAGGMFAVWGETILYLYQIEKRARAVEEFPTHTAAAGG; encoded by the coding sequence ATGAGCTCTATCGAAGAGGTGGTGGCTGGGCGTCCTCCTACCGGCTGGCTGATCGGCTGGAAAACCTTATTTGTCGGATGCGGCCTTCTTATGGCCTGCAATCTTTTTCTTTGGGTTTGGGACTACAATTTTGCCTTCACGGCGGGGCTCGATTCCTCCAGCCGCGCCTTCGCAGTTCACTACCGCACCCTGTTTTGGGGCGAGCTTCTGAGCATCGGAGCCTTCGCCGGCCTGTGGTACGGATGGCTGGTGCGCACCGGTCGCGGTCTTCTCGGCGAAACCGCGGTCGCGCCAGCCGAAGAGATTCGCCGCGTCGTCATCCTGTGGGGACTTATCGGAGCGACCAGCCTTTCGATCTACATCGAGGCGAGCTTCTGGCCCAACTGGGACGGGGCATGGCATCAGACAATGGTCCGCGACACGGCGCTGACCCCGACCCACATCCCGATGTTCTACTTCTTTTTCCCGATGTCGGTGGTGCTCGCCTTGGGCGCGTATCTGTACGGGCGGTTTCGGCTTCCGGCGGTTTATGGAGCCGAGAAGGGGTTTCCGTGGTCCTTCTTTCTGCTGATCGCGGCGGCGGTGCTCGAATTCGTCGAGGTCGCGTTCAACGAGTGGGGTCACAGCCTCTGGATGTCGGAAGAGTTTTTCTCGGTGCCCTTCCACTGGCCTTTCGTTATCTACGGATGGCTGGCGGGCGGGATGTTCGCGGTCTGGGGCGAAACCATCCTCTACCTCTACCAGATTGAAAAGAGAGCCCGCGCGGTGGAGGAGTTCCCCACCCATACGGCTGCCGCCGGCGGTTGA
- a CDS encoding GNAT family N-acetyltransferase — MAKQSTGENSGYPRELKLSDGRPVSFRLMQAGDKEKVLGFARSLPPDDLLFLRTDITEPALVDEWIGNIEKGATVTVLAEVDGEMAGYASLHLEQARWTRRIGEIRVQVGVAYRGAGLGRQLNAQIFRLGQARGLKKMAAMMTPDQAGARAAFEKIGFSVEALLQDWVVDRTGRPRDLLIMSHDLEGLSDHVTA; from the coding sequence ATGGCAAAACAGAGTACCGGCGAAAATTCCGGCTATCCCAGGGAATTGAAACTCTCCGACGGCCGGCCGGTCTCGTTCAGGCTGATGCAGGCGGGGGACAAGGAAAAAGTTCTTGGCTTTGCGCGATCGCTCCCGCCCGACGACCTGCTCTTCCTGCGCACGGACATCACCGAACCTGCGCTGGTTGACGAATGGATCGGAAATATCGAGAAGGGCGCGACGGTGACCGTGCTCGCGGAAGTTGACGGCGAGATGGCCGGCTACGCCAGTCTGCATCTCGAGCAGGCGCGATGGACGCGCAGGATTGGCGAAATTCGCGTCCAGGTCGGCGTCGCCTACCGCGGTGCGGGCCTCGGCCGTCAACTGAACGCGCAGATCTTCCGCCTCGGACAGGCACGCGGGCTCAAGAAGATGGCCGCGATGATGACGCCCGATCAGGCCGGCGCGCGCGCGGCGTTCGAGAAGATAGGCTTCAGCGTCGAAGCGCTGCTGCAGGACTGGGTGGTCGATCGCACGGGCCGGCCCCGCGACCTTCTAATCATGAGCCACGACCTCGAAGGGCTGAGCGATCACGTGACCGCGTAG
- a CDS encoding SCO family protein, with amino-acid sequence MTQRRLSGRSTPAAVWIVSVAAIFALAFAPAARAERGKAVSETQLGLADGLPKISFTDQNGRAISLSSLKGKPALVAFIHTQCEGPCELITANMKQVARSLGTGFDSEVTMLSITTEPDEDGSPELLAYAKAQGVNSDGWVFLTGAPADIRHLLALYGVAAEENKSDHVLELFLLRPDGAGVRRYSGVTTRPETIASDIRNAASLR; translated from the coding sequence ATGACGCAGCGTCGGCTTAGCGGGCGGAGTACGCCGGCGGCGGTATGGATCGTGTCCGTGGCGGCGATATTCGCGCTCGCGTTTGCCCCCGCCGCGCGGGCCGAACGTGGCAAGGCCGTGTCCGAAACGCAGCTTGGCCTCGCCGACGGGCTGCCAAAGATAAGCTTTACGGATCAGAACGGCAGGGCGATTTCGCTTTCCTCGTTGAAGGGCAAGCCCGCGCTCGTCGCCTTCATCCATACGCAATGCGAAGGCCCCTGCGAGCTGATTACCGCCAACATGAAGCAGGTCGCGCGCTCGCTCGGAACCGGGTTCGATTCTGAAGTTACGATGCTTTCGATCACGACCGAGCCCGACGAGGACGGGTCGCCCGAACTTCTCGCCTATGCCAAGGCGCAGGGCGTGAACTCGGACGGATGGGTGTTTCTGACCGGCGCGCCCGCGGACATCCGCCACCTCCTCGCGCTTTATGGAGTGGCGGCCGAGGAGAACAAGTCGGACCACGTTCTTGAACTGTTCCTGCTAAGGCCCGACGGCGCCGGAGTGCGCCGTTACAGCGGAGTTACGACCCGCCCCGAGACGATCGCGTCGGACATCAGGAACGCCGCTTCGCTTCGTTAG
- a CDS encoding LLM class flavin-dependent oxidoreductase produces the protein MHFMWFTERAYHYDPEVDRAKYDALENQIVGLRSFFNTPNRFFEREHGAHLLNQYLDEKIYTDAELMSFDGVMLNEHHGTPFCLGAVMDVEAAILAKTTKRLKMVLLGNPVATVANPLRLAEELAMIDLISGGRLVSGWVRGAGSEQFANNTNPALNRELFEEGVEFIVKAWTTPGPFRYEGKHFNFRNVNPWVLPLQRPHPPFWIPGLVSPDTAFWCARKRYPYVALATRLQPTVELWDFYAKAAAQEGYQAGPENFGYLQPVVVADTQERAEELGKRILFGGAFAHFARPEWMFPPGYNSKAATKRLAEVNFGANAAAQSPYGEGGHDETAEQIAAVKKHIYDGYPAVLKDYVMIAGTPDNVIPKLNKVLDVLRPGIFSFWLDGPVPAKDRIRSLQLLNSEVIPAMREHGKALGLVDPFTRAPGSRLLRAGVSPEPVSDVDALASISA, from the coding sequence ATGCATTTCATGTGGTTTACGGAACGGGCGTACCATTACGATCCCGAGGTCGACCGGGCCAAGTATGACGCGCTGGAGAACCAGATCGTCGGATTGCGCAGCTTCTTCAACACCCCCAATCGCTTCTTCGAGCGCGAGCACGGAGCCCACCTGCTCAATCAGTATCTCGACGAGAAGATCTATACGGACGCCGAACTGATGAGTTTCGACGGCGTGATGCTCAACGAGCATCATGGCACGCCGTTTTGTCTCGGCGCCGTGATGGACGTCGAAGCCGCGATCCTGGCCAAGACCACCAAGCGGCTGAAGATGGTCCTGCTCGGCAATCCGGTCGCCACGGTCGCAAATCCACTGCGCCTGGCCGAAGAGCTTGCGATGATCGATCTCATCTCGGGAGGCCGCCTGGTTTCCGGATGGGTGCGCGGCGCGGGCTCGGAGCAGTTCGCCAACAATACCAACCCGGCGCTCAACCGTGAGCTGTTCGAGGAAGGCGTCGAGTTCATCGTCAAGGCGTGGACCACGCCAGGCCCGTTCCGCTACGAGGGCAAGCACTTCAACTTCCGCAACGTGAATCCGTGGGTGCTTCCGCTCCAGCGGCCGCATCCGCCATTCTGGATTCCCGGCCTCGTCAGTCCCGACACGGCCTTCTGGTGCGCGCGCAAGCGCTATCCCTACGTCGCCCTGGCCACGAGGCTGCAGCCGACGGTCGAGCTTTGGGATTTCTATGCCAAGGCGGCGGCACAGGAGGGCTATCAGGCGGGGCCGGAGAATTTCGGCTACCTGCAGCCGGTCGTGGTCGCGGATACGCAGGAGCGGGCGGAGGAATTGGGCAAGCGAATCCTGTTCGGCGGAGCGTTTGCGCATTTCGCGCGTCCGGAATGGATGTTCCCGCCCGGGTACAATTCAAAAGCCGCAACCAAGCGCCTCGCCGAAGTCAATTTCGGCGCCAACGCCGCCGCACAATCGCCGTACGGCGAAGGCGGTCACGACGAGACGGCGGAGCAGATCGCGGCCGTCAAGAAGCATATATACGACGGCTATCCGGCGGTGCTCAAAGACTACGTGATGATCGCGGGCACGCCGGACAACGTGATTCCCAAGCTCAACAAGGTCCTCGACGTTCTGCGTCCCGGGATCTTTTCGTTCTGGCTTGACGGGCCGGTCCCGGCCAAGGACCGGATCCGATCCTTGCAGCTGCTGAACAGCGAGGTGATTCCTGCCATGCGCGAGCATGGCAAGGCGCTCGGACTAGTCGATCCGTTCACGCGCGCTCCAGGCTCGCGCCTGTTGCGCGCCGGGGTTTCCCCCGAGCCGGTCAGCGATGTCGACGCGCTTGCGTCGATATCGGCCTGA
- a CDS encoding peptidyl-alpha-hydroxyglycine alpha-amidating lyase family protein: MSRATGIDGTFDVAGVGIDSRENVYLFNRGERPVVVLDKDGEFLRSWGDKKTFPNAHAVTIGPDDSVWLTDNLDHTVRKCTADGKILLTLGTSGKPAAGMSGMPLCRCTHVAIHPGSGELFVSDGYGNTKVHKYTPDGRLLCSWGEPGNRPGQFSLPHNICTDRDGYVYVADRENQRVQVFAPNGKLQDIWTNMARRCAMYIDTRDSQLCYIGELSSSWWCQLAPELWKIQNHPGYGPRVSIYSLDGTLRANLLDNAQGEAPNQMIAPHGIAVGREGDIYVGEVAATAGPWLARKDPARPFRMVIKLRRVKESSTAPGN, from the coding sequence ATGTCGCGTGCCACTGGGATTGACGGAACCTTCGACGTCGCGGGCGTGGGTATCGATTCGCGGGAAAACGTATATCTCTTCAACCGCGGTGAGCGGCCCGTCGTAGTGCTCGACAAGGACGGCGAGTTCCTTCGATCCTGGGGCGACAAGAAAACCTTTCCCAATGCGCACGCGGTCACGATCGGCCCCGACGACTCCGTGTGGCTCACGGATAATCTCGACCACACGGTCAGGAAGTGTACGGCCGACGGCAAGATTCTGCTGACGCTCGGGACCAGCGGCAAACCCGCTGCGGGCATGAGCGGGATGCCGCTATGCCGCTGCACTCATGTCGCGATTCATCCGGGCAGCGGCGAGCTTTTCGTATCCGACGGCTATGGCAACACCAAGGTCCACAAGTACACGCCGGACGGGCGCTTGCTGTGCTCATGGGGCGAGCCGGGCAACCGGCCGGGGCAATTCAGCCTGCCGCACAACATCTGCACCGATCGCGACGGCTACGTTTATGTCGCCGACCGCGAAAATCAGCGCGTCCAGGTATTCGCGCCGAACGGCAAGCTGCAGGATATCTGGACCAATATGGCGCGCCGGTGCGCGATGTATATCGACACGCGCGATTCGCAGTTGTGCTATATCGGCGAGCTCTCCAGTTCATGGTGGTGCCAGCTCGCGCCGGAACTGTGGAAAATCCAGAACCATCCCGGCTACGGTCCGCGAGTGAGTATCTATTCGCTCGACGGAACCTTGCGCGCGAACCTTCTGGATAATGCCCAGGGCGAGGCTCCGAATCAGATGATCGCGCCGCACGGAATCGCGGTGGGCCGCGAGGGCGATATCTACGTCGGAGAAGTCGCGGCGACAGCAGGCCCGTGGCTTGCGCGCAAGGATCCGGCGCGCCCGTTTCGCATGGTGATTAAGCTCCGTCGGGTGAAAGAATCATCCACGGCGCCGGGGAACTGA
- a CDS encoding methane monooxygenase/ammonia monooxygenase subunit A: MATAPSIAAAAAAEKQRRLALRDLLNAKYQWIDRSWDAVFWITAIFVVAGAADITRLLFAGDWDFWTDWKDPQWWPVVTAFATIIIPSALQYIQWAAWRFPTGATYTCVCLFMASWIGRYFQWHVAEGYPMNFIWPISTIPAAIILDWLLMRTKSFVLTSLFGGGIWALLVWSFNYIPLAPFLQPMQFMHHILTVADVQGIVYIRTQTPEYMRHIERGALRSFLGETQYVSLLFGGTLAMLGYWIGQFIGRYLAVWPIGRYIKTV; this comes from the coding sequence ATGGCGACTGCACCATCGATAGCCGCAGCCGCGGCGGCCGAGAAACAGCGCAGGCTCGCGCTGCGCGATCTGCTCAACGCGAAATATCAGTGGATTGACCGCTCGTGGGATGCGGTGTTCTGGATCACTGCGATCTTCGTGGTCGCGGGCGCCGCCGATATCACGCGGCTGCTGTTCGCCGGCGACTGGGATTTCTGGACGGACTGGAAGGACCCGCAATGGTGGCCGGTCGTGACCGCGTTTGCCACCATCATCATTCCTTCGGCGCTGCAATACATCCAGTGGGCCGCATGGCGATTTCCTACCGGCGCGACTTACACCTGCGTATGCCTGTTCATGGCCTCGTGGATCGGGCGCTACTTCCAGTGGCACGTCGCCGAAGGCTATCCGATGAATTTCATCTGGCCGATCTCGACGATCCCCGCCGCGATCATCCTTGACTGGCTGCTGATGAGGACGAAGAGCTTTGTCCTGACATCGCTCTTCGGCGGCGGGATCTGGGCACTGCTGGTGTGGAGCTTCAATTACATCCCGCTCGCTCCGTTCCTGCAGCCGATGCAGTTCATGCATCACATTCTGACCGTCGCCGACGTTCAGGGTATCGTCTACATCCGCACCCAGACGCCCGAATATATGCGGCACATCGAGCGCGGCGCGCTGCGCAGCTTCCTTGGCGAGACGCAGTACGTGTCGCTGCTCTTCGGCGGCACGCTGGCAATGCTGGGCTACTGGATTGGCCAGTTTATCGGGCGCTACCTCGCCGTGTGGCCTATCGGCAGATACATCAAGACCGTCTGA
- a CDS encoding methane monooxygenase/ammonia monooxygenase subunit B has product MRRRFSAVLAAALFLLTAAYAPRAFAHGEAADEPFLKDLTAAFYDVHISPTTIKVGDPVTITGTVKILETWPYTLDPPQTAYITPVVPGPVFAMVDREINGTTAPGSILVDKGATYHFKMVMRGRKPGEWHVHPGIAVQGTGTLIGPGEWVKVEPAAEPFKMDVTLLTGETVNLEHYGGSFVWWWSLAGFIIGMIWMVYWTVPKRTVTRLAVTTQIPVNDDAPDIGLITPRDHMWMDLLAAATVAMLIVGWIYMAVKFPVRLPQQTVRFTPEVIDPTTHSAQVMSSASSYDENTDTLTINLAIKNNGSAPLSLKQYIMAMATFVNGGPDEQAKAGPAHYVGQMKVEPDAPIEPGQTAKVQLKISSPLFDEERLIPLHDPQERIAGLLRFADLQGHEDLVTMKTDLVPTEFRPQYLP; this is encoded by the coding sequence ATGCGAAGGCGATTTTCGGCAGTTCTGGCGGCGGCGCTCTTTCTGCTGACCGCGGCTTACGCGCCGCGCGCGTTCGCGCACGGCGAGGCGGCCGACGAGCCGTTCCTGAAGGATCTCACCGCCGCGTTTTACGACGTCCACATCTCTCCCACCACGATAAAGGTCGGCGATCCGGTCACCATCACCGGCACTGTGAAGATTCTCGAGACCTGGCCCTACACGCTCGACCCGCCCCAGACCGCCTATATCACGCCCGTAGTTCCCGGCCCGGTGTTCGCGATGGTTGACCGCGAGATCAACGGGACCACTGCTCCGGGCTCGATCCTCGTCGACAAGGGCGCGACCTATCATTTCAAGATGGTGATGCGCGGGCGCAAACCCGGCGAATGGCACGTCCATCCGGGAATCGCGGTACAGGGCACGGGCACGCTGATTGGTCCGGGCGAGTGGGTCAAGGTCGAGCCGGCCGCCGAGCCGTTCAAGATGGACGTGACGCTGCTCACCGGCGAGACCGTCAACCTCGAGCACTACGGCGGGAGCTTCGTATGGTGGTGGTCCTTGGCCGGATTCATCATCGGGATGATCTGGATGGTGTACTGGACGGTTCCCAAGCGCACCGTCACCCGTCTCGCGGTGACCACGCAAATTCCGGTCAATGACGACGCTCCCGACATCGGGCTCATCACGCCGCGCGACCACATGTGGATGGATCTGCTGGCCGCCGCGACGGTCGCGATGCTGATCGTCGGCTGGATCTACATGGCGGTCAAGTTTCCGGTGCGGCTGCCGCAGCAGACCGTGCGGTTCACGCCTGAGGTGATCGACCCGACGACTCATTCGGCGCAGGTGATGAGTTCCGCATCGAGCTACGACGAAAATACCGACACGCTCACGATCAATCTGGCGATCAAAAACAACGGCAGCGCTCCGCTCAGTCTCAAACAGTACATCATGGCGATGGCGACGTTCGTCAACGGCGGCCCGGACGAGCAGGCAAAGGCGGGGCCGGCGCATTACGTCGGACAGATGAAGGTCGAACCCGACGCTCCCATCGAGCCGGGACAGACCGCGAAGGTGCAATTGAAGATCTCGAGCCCGCTGTTCGATGAAGAACGGCTGATCCCGCTCCACGATCCCCAGGAGCGTATCGCGGGACTGCTGCGCTTTGCCGATCTGCAGGGCCATGAGGACCTGGTGACGATGAAGACCGACCTGGTGCCGACCGAATTTCGTCCGCAGTACCTGCCGTAG
- a CDS encoding GNAT family N-acetyltransferase — protein MRIRAIRSDDKQLLARHFDGLGPDSRYNRFFGIKNGLSVQELRYFTEPDFFRHVALVATLAGGEEPDLIVSDGRYVALEECRSAAELGLSVVDACQRRGIGGLMLECLIGMARYQHVSRLEASVLASNRGVIRFLQRRGFRSAGTSGGVTRMGLSVENDDGGSALESMYFEASPDFSPAGQAAPEVIREADTNRQRRIYLRDRGWVGDVACHWD, from the coding sequence ATGCGGATTCGCGCGATTCGTTCGGATGACAAGCAACTGCTTGCGCGTCACTTCGACGGGCTCGGTCCCGATTCGCGTTACAATCGATTCTTCGGAATCAAGAACGGACTTAGCGTCCAGGAGCTGCGCTACTTCACGGAACCTGATTTTTTCCGCCATGTCGCCCTGGTGGCGACGCTCGCCGGCGGCGAGGAACCGGACCTGATTGTAAGCGACGGCCGTTACGTGGCATTGGAGGAGTGCCGGTCTGCGGCCGAGCTGGGGCTCAGCGTCGTCGATGCCTGCCAGCGCCGAGGCATCGGCGGACTCATGCTGGAATGTCTCATCGGAATGGCGCGCTACCAGCACGTGAGCCGCCTCGAGGCGAGCGTGCTCGCGTCGAACCGGGGAGTGATACGCTTCCTTCAACGCCGCGGCTTCAGGTCGGCGGGAACGTCCGGCGGGGTGACCCGCATGGGACTGTCGGTGGAAAACGATGACGGCGGATCCGCGCTGGAGAGCATGTATTTTGAGGCTTCGCCTGACTTCTCGCCGGCCGGCCAGGCGGCGCCCGAGGTAATACGAGAAGCCGATACGAACCGGCAACGACGAATATACCTACGAGATCGTGGATGGGTGGGGGATGTCGCGTGCCACTGGGATTGA
- a CDS encoding GMC family oxidoreductase, protein MSRFDLKDDSVVVVIGSGAGGATLANELCHKGFKVVLLEAGQRQSSQTFRNDEWFAFKQLAWLDKRTASGTWRVARDFPNLPAWTCKTVGGTTTHWAGASLRFQEHEFKAKTAYSSVAGANLLDWPLDLAELAPYYAKAEDKMGVTRTNDIPGLPGNNNFKVMYNGATRVGYKTVHTGHLAINSRPRDRRASCWQLGFCFQGCKSGAKWSTLYTEIPKAEATGRLDLRPESHALRIEHDASGKATGVLYADKNGRHVEQKARIVCVACNSIESPRLLLNSASSTFPHGLANSSGQVGKNYMRHTTGSVYAIFEKPVHMYRGTVMAGIITDEARLNTKRGFAGGFEMETVSLGLPFAAAFLDPGAWGRDYTSILEQYPNMAGMWIVGEDMPQETNAVTLHPTEEDQWGLPIPNVHYDDHPNDVAMRNYGYKQGAAVYNAVGAIKTIEVPPYPSTHNMGTCRMSERPADGVCNKWGQTHDVKNLFISDGSQFTTSGGENPTLTIVTLAIRQADHIGAESAKRNL, encoded by the coding sequence GTGAGTCGATTCGATCTCAAAGACGATTCGGTAGTAGTCGTCATCGGCTCGGGTGCGGGCGGCGCGACGCTCGCGAACGAGCTCTGCCACAAGGGGTTCAAGGTCGTGCTGCTCGAGGCGGGGCAGCGGCAGTCATCGCAGACCTTCCGCAACGACGAATGGTTCGCGTTCAAGCAGCTCGCATGGCTCGACAAGCGTACCGCCTCGGGCACCTGGCGGGTGGCAAGGGACTTTCCCAATCTGCCGGCGTGGACCTGCAAGACGGTCGGCGGGACCACCACGCACTGGGCGGGCGCCTCGCTCCGCTTCCAGGAGCACGAGTTCAAGGCCAAGACTGCCTATTCGAGCGTCGCCGGCGCGAACCTTCTCGACTGGCCGCTCGATCTCGCGGAACTGGCGCCATACTACGCCAAGGCCGAAGACAAGATGGGCGTCACGCGGACCAACGATATTCCCGGATTGCCCGGCAACAACAACTTCAAGGTGATGTATAACGGAGCGACGCGCGTCGGATACAAGACCGTGCACACCGGGCACCTGGCCATTAACAGCCGGCCGCGCGATCGCCGGGCCTCCTGCTGGCAGCTCGGATTCTGCTTCCAGGGCTGCAAGTCGGGAGCGAAGTGGTCCACGCTGTACACGGAAATCCCCAAGGCCGAGGCCACCGGCAGACTCGATCTGCGGCCGGAGTCGCACGCGCTCCGGATTGAGCACGACGCGAGCGGCAAGGCGACCGGCGTGCTCTACGCCGACAAGAACGGCAGGCACGTTGAGCAGAAGGCGCGAATCGTGTGCGTAGCCTGCAACTCGATCGAAAGCCCGCGGCTCCTGCTCAATTCCGCCTCGTCCACTTTCCCGCACGGGCTGGCGAATTCCTCGGGCCAGGTCGGCAAGAACTATATGCGGCATACGACCGGGTCGGTTTACGCCATCTTCGAGAAGCCCGTGCACATGTATCGCGGCACCGTGATGGCCGGAATCATCACGGACGAAGCCCGGTTGAATACCAAGCGCGGGTTCGCCGGCGGGTTCGAGATGGAAACCGTCTCGCTCGGATTGCCGTTCGCGGCGGCGTTCCTCGATCCGGGAGCGTGGGGACGCGACTACACCAGCATCCTCGAACAGTATCCCAACATGGCCGGGATGTGGATCGTCGGCGAGGACATGCCGCAGGAGACCAACGCCGTGACCCTCCATCCGACGGAGGAGGATCAGTGGGGCCTGCCGATTCCCAACGTGCACTACGACGATCATCCGAACGACGTCGCGATGCGCAACTACGGGTACAAGCAGGGCGCTGCGGTTTACAATGCGGTCGGAGCGATCAAAACGATCGAGGTGCCTCCGTATCCGTCCACGCATAACATGGGCACCTGCCGGATGAGCGAGCGTCCCGCCGACGGCGTGTGCAACAAGTGGGGCCAGACTCACGACGTGAAGAATCTCTTCATCTCCGACGGCAGCCAGTTCACTACCAGCGGCGGCGAAAACCCGACGCTCACGATCGTGACCCTGGCGATCAGGCAAGCCGATCACATTGGCGCCGAGAGCGCGAAGCGGAACCTCTAA
- a CDS encoding SDR family oxidoreductase: MAASSYFRDRNALITGASSGIGRDVALGLSRMGARVALLARRTAHLDQLKREIEAGGGEALVLGADVTRPNEVRASVDCMLEAFGAIDILVNSAGVLIQGSVETMKPADLQRMMEVNLHGTLHAIQAVTPSMRARARGNIVNIASLAGRRGVPPLGGYCATKFAVVGLTEALRVELYGSGITVSLIMPGVVDTPMIREGESGQGELAPGLLAMPPQWVTWAVVAAIAMGLLEVDVPSGAALAEKVAALFPGFTDAAMAWGMEMLKWFSPKPG; the protein is encoded by the coding sequence ATGGCGGCCAGCAGCTATTTCCGCGATCGCAACGCGCTGATAACGGGCGCCTCGAGCGGTATCGGACGCGACGTCGCGCTCGGGCTAAGCCGGATGGGTGCGCGAGTCGCGCTGCTGGCCAGGCGCACCGCGCATCTCGACCAACTCAAGCGGGAAATTGAAGCTGGTGGCGGCGAGGCGCTGGTGCTCGGCGCCGACGTAACCCGCCCGAACGAAGTTCGCGCTTCCGTGGACTGCATGCTCGAGGCATTCGGCGCGATCGATATTCTGGTGAACTCGGCCGGCGTTCTGATCCAGGGAAGCGTCGAGACCATGAAGCCCGCCGACCTTCAGCGGATGATGGAAGTGAATCTCCACGGCACCTTGCACGCGATCCAGGCCGTAACTCCGTCGATGCGCGCGCGAGCGCGCGGGAACATCGTCAACATCGCGTCGCTCGCCGGCCGCCGCGGAGTGCCGCCGCTCGGCGGATACTGCGCCACGAAGTTTGCGGTAGTCGGACTGACCGAAGCGCTCCGCGTCGAACTGTACGGCAGCGGGATTACCGTGTCGCTGATAATGCCGGGGGTCGTCGATACGCCGATGATCCGGGAAGGCGAGAGCGGCCAGGGCGAGTTGGCGCCGGGGCTCCTCGCGATGCCGCCGCAATGGGTCACGTGGGCGGTGGTTGCAGCGATCGCGATGGGATTGCTCGAAGTCGATGTGCCGTCCGGAGCGGCCCTCGCCGAGAAAGTCGCCGCGCTCTTTCCGGGATTCACCGACGCCGCGATGGCGTGGGGCATGGAGATGCTCAAGTGGTTCAGCCCAAAACCCGGCTAG